The genome window CTGCCCAAATAGCGCCCCAAGCCCTGCCTCCTCAAGACAACATCAAACAAACGCGACTTAACATACAATTGCTAGGCTTAGTTCACGGAACCAACAGCGTTGCTGTCATTAATTACGAAGGAAAACAAGGCGCTTACCTTGTCGATGAAATCATTGGCAAAAAAGGTGGTCGTGAAGTTTCCTTAGCCGCAATCGATACAGATCATGTCATTATTTACAATAATGGCGAGCCCGAAAAGCTCCTGCTACCTAAAGAGAAAGCAGTGAGCCAAGGCGTAGAAAGCCGAACGTCTTCTGTAGCAAGCGATACTACGCTCGACAAAACTATCGACTTAACCTCTACGCGTTTTCGTCGCCTAGTCGGCAACGACCCGAAAACCACCTTAATGACTAACCCCTTGTCATTGAGCAAATTTATGATGCTAAGCCCCGTCAATGCTGGGGGGAGCTTAAAAGGTTATCGAATTTCAGCCGGCCCTGATAAAAGATTACTGGCTACATCGGGGATTAATGCCGGCGATATTGTTACGCATATCGATAATACTCCCGTGTCATCACTGGACATCACCTCCCTTTACCAGCTGCTTCAAAGCGCTAGCTCTGTATCCCTTACACTCGACAGAGATGGCCAGGCAATCAATATGGATATCAAGTTGTAATGAAAATGTTTACCCCACGCGCGCTCACTCCGCTATTGCTTACTCTCGCCCTTTTGAGCTCAAGCCTAACCACCTTAGCGGAAGAGTACACGCTAGATATGCGTGGCGTTGATATTCGAGAGTTTATTAGCACCATCTCCAAAATGACGGGCAAAACAATCATTACCGATGACAAAGTTCGTGGCAAAGTGGATATTCAAAGCCCCTCAACACTGACAGAACAAGAGCTTTACGAAATTTTCCTCGTTCAGCTGGGTATTAATGGTTATTCCGTCGTGGATGCGGGTAGCAATATATTAAAAGTGATTCCCTCTCAGGGCGCTAAATTAGAAGGGTCGGACGTATCCCAGCTCATACCAGAACGCAGTAGCGAAGAAATTGTGACTCGCGTCGTAGAAGTCCGCAACGTCAACGCGAATCAGCTCGCTGCCACGTTACGTCCATTGATAGACAACCGCCTAGGGATTATCGCAGCGTATGACACCTCCAATGTCATTTTAATTACCGACCGCGCGTCTAACGTACGACGCATAGCGCAAATTATCGGGCAAGTTGACCAAGCCGATTCCCAGACTTTAGAGCTTATCCCTCTCAGTAACGCATCGG of Neptunomonas phycophila contains these proteins:
- a CDS encoding type II secretion system protein N, with the translated sequence MSLKRISLLLFLLIACACAIALSQLTWKIIGLSLPNSVSSTLSVNRTTSDTTSTHKILNEAINSIRQQHLFGQAIAAQIAPQALPPQDNIKQTRLNIQLLGLVHGTNSVAVINYEGKQGAYLVDEIIGKKGGREVSLAAIDTDHVIIYNNGEPEKLLLPKEKAVSQGVESRTSSVASDTTLDKTIDLTSTRFRRLVGNDPKTTLMTNPLSLSKFMMLSPVNAGGSLKGYRISAGPDKRLLATSGINAGDIVTHIDNTPVSSLDITSLYQLLQSASSVSLTLDRDGQAINMDIKL